A part of Pungitius pungitius chromosome 15, fPunPun2.1, whole genome shotgun sequence genomic DNA contains:
- the LOC119209317 gene encoding uncharacterized protein LOC119209317 isoform X1 → MKKSVLLVLLSLQVLLLITAFSSADGASTGIRPQQPAAETRSKSRVRTGFLSMISGKVRPSDDGASRDIVLSAAEEDGVESLNEKPCDCRGRPGCNSAISGIGPPSTPPPPSTPPLTTPPSPPES, encoded by the exons ATGAAGAAGAGCGTGCTGCTGGTCCTGTTGTCTCTGCAGGTCCTTCTGCTCATCACAGCCTTCTCGTCTGCTGATGGAGCCTCCACAGGGATCCGTCCCCAGCAGCCTGCTGCTGAG ACACGTTCCAAATCCAGAGTGAGAACAGGATTCCTCAGCATGATTTCAGGGAAG GTTCGTCCTTCTGATGATGGAGCTTCCAGAGATATCGTTCTTTCTGCTGCTGAG GAGGACGGCGTGGAAAGTCTAAATGAGAAACCTTGCGACTGCAGAGGGAGACCAGGATGCAATAGCGCAATTTCAGGCATT GGTCCTCCttctacacctcctcctcctagtaCACCTCCTCTAACTacacctccttctcccccaGA